The following proteins are encoded in a genomic region of Pectinophora gossypiella chromosome 6, ilPecGoss1.1, whole genome shotgun sequence:
- the LOC126367613 gene encoding helicase domino, with protein sequence MASDDDYEDSNPVAEEKVLKDLIKKRGIEKCKLTLFKKFLAKLDPKSLSAENYLDLELRVEKLSLLITKFESLQDKIETLTTNIEQELVERESFENGFYESMAKAKGYLRGHTQASSNTAQGDTSQAMLTSELVDIKFPEISLPTFTGSVLLTLQLDAYSSWRKRTNTCTRPRPQSSLLISIWMTYYTGAITSFKYYCTQDRNCYCHHCVNSTGLYTLQQVQQDFWRRWSRDYIGLLQTRSKWRSSKGHGLREGDVVLVKEDGLPPSHWRLGRITNCCRGKDEQSGDAAAWAAAMSPPLRLQPAPALPTSTLALMGVERGNVAVAAGAAGAAVAINGAAAPLGAEPPRKRPKLASDDSAALRKRILEYKLLRLKSLRDRFTEQLSELYFLQAGGNMMDYTAWHKRPAAPQLLAFLEARRPPPLAPPPPDPPPAAAPAPAAAAAPAAAAPAPDEVVEKAKQEAYVARRVAELARAGLWTERRLPRVLEPPRAKSHWDYLLEEMAWLAQDFAHERKWKKQAAKKCARAVQKYFQDKAAAAQKAEKAQELQLKKIAAFAAKEIRLFWTNVEKLVEWKRERRVERARKEALDEQLSYIVDRTERYSRQLAANLRRRAAPPPPDHSPPLSDYGPDADDSADDEGTIAEQERRERPEDTAAELDALRQEAELGLDELVRRYAEHPPTDAGEAAGATDTDTDTDSGDSDDEPASASDSEDTDESEPRPLEALVGAPEEAGAEDAGERRVEACASLAAALQPTGTTLADTAVATPVPRLLKHPLREYQHVGLHWLATMHARQLNGILADEMGLGKTIQTIALLAHLALESGDWGPHLVVAPTSVVLNWEMEFKKWCPAFKILTYYGTIKERKLKRVGWTKANSFHVCITSYKLVVQDHQSFRRKRWKYLILDEAQNIKNFKSQRWQMLLNFQTERRLLLTGTPLQNSLLELWSLMHFLMPAVFASHSHFREWFADVAAAAEGAARNDALVRRLHEVLRPFLLRRLKADVERQMPRKYEHVLLCRLSKRQRFLYDDFMARAKTKESLASGNLLSVINVLMQLRKVCNHPDLFEPRPVVSPLQLSALRLIVPALVLCPEPAERVLLAARLAGDLASFELAGAGAFAAHRARHLAPPRRLVEELAAPRSPPRPPPARLRLHLRLVPRAAPAPPPGAAPPPALAARPPRAPRPAAPPRPAPPAPSAAAERLEARRRACLRRLAAANERRCWRLPLYGADLRAAVAAGGPPVPPRDIRDVLDDMSDIIDRFSLCCAGARAAAPTLVAGAGRGARAWRLRAARAELAARAPVAAARALLHAPAARHAVAFPHPRLLQYDCGKLQTLAALLRRLKAGGHRVLIFTQMTRVLDVLEAFLSMHGLTYLRLDGATRVEARQPLVERFNSDARVFAMILSTRSGGVGLNLTGADCVIFYDSDWNPTMDAQAQDRAHRIGQTRDVHVFRLVTACTVEENILRKAEQKRALGHLAIEDGHFTTSYLRQANIKELFTGENGAEVAVEVESEESGGGGAVGGELETALAACEDEADAAAARAARAEQRRDLAEFDETLPLDEDAAPAAPAPAAAAAPAAKHTAPSTPARSPSRAADADPDAGELAALMKQLTPIEKYAMRLVESSDTASEAERSALADMRRQLRDWEDKRRRLRSPSPAPAPAARASPDLTYSRDDARAKVWVSGGPAGERMPVWCPPTPPAADTDVYCESWARVLYRAGAAPDAALPPVHRREARVREPRRRLGARAAAAPPSMFERAGPRPRPRPRPPPPAQRDAPAALDWAAPEDAALRRALRLQRLPPDPPAAVTPNWEWVAELVNETARAYRSARQARDRHDALADPERARRKHKKPASARRRPDDDAPRPPLARLDAMREAAERRRAQPKRRLDDTAHHNPKHAALLADHGVDYETPPTPMEVATRRAERIAKEKLKAGAAPSAAPGPAPPSAPPAAPPQRIVVAA encoded by the exons ATGGCTTCTGACGACGACTATGAGGATTCTAATCCCGTCGCAGAGGAGAAGGTCCTTAaggatttaataaaaaagaggggcatagaaaaatgtaaattaacaCTTTTCAAAAAATTTCTAGCAAAATTGGACCCCAAGTCTTTATCAGCAGAAAATTACCTAGATCTCGAATTACGAGTAGAgaaactgtctttattaatcaCAAAATTTGAAAGTTTACAGGATAAAATTGAAACTCTGACTACAAACATTGAGCAGGAACTCGTAGAACGGGAATCATTCGAGAATGGCTTCTACGAGTCCATGGCCAAGGCAAAGGGGTATTTACGAGGGCATACCCAGGCTTCATCCAACACCGCACAAGGTGACACCTCACAGGCAATGCTCACATCCGAACTTGTTGATATCAAGTTCCCTGAAATTTCTTTACCAACATTCACCG GAAGTGTGCTCCTTACCTTGCAACTCGATGCTTACAGCAGCTGGCGGAAGAGAACAAACACTTGTACCCGACCGCGGCCACAGTCATCACTTCTGATTTCTATATGGATGACTTATTATACGGGGGCGATAACGAGCTTCAAGTA TTACTGCACGCAGGACCGCAACTGTTATTGTCATCACTGCGTGAACAGTACTGGCCTATACACG TTACAGCAAGTACAACAAGATTTCTGGCGAAGGTGGTCTAGAGATTATATCGGACTGCTGCAGACACGTTCCAAGTGGAGAAGTTCCAAGGGCCATGGTCTCCGCGAAGGCGACGTAGTCCTCGTGAAGGAAGACGGGCTGCCCCCGAGCCACTGGAGGCTTGGACGCATCACCAACTGCTGCCGGGGGAAGGACGAG CAAAGCGGCGATGCAGCAGCATGGGCGGCCGCGATGAGCCCGCCGCTCCGCTTGCAGCCGGCACCTGCGCTACCTACCTCGACGCTGGCACTCATG GGAGTGGAACGCGGTAACGTGGCAGTGGCGGCGGGCGCAGCCGGCGCGGCGGTTGCGATCAACggagccgccgcgccgctgggCGCCGAGCCGCCGCGCAAGCGCCCCAAGCTGGCCTCCGACGACTCGGCCGCGCTGCGGAAACGTATCCTCGAGTACAAGCTGCTGCGGCTCAAGTCCTTGCGCGACAG GTTCACGGAGCAGCTGAGCGAACTATACTTCCTGCAGGCGGGCGGCAACATGATGGACTACACCGCGTGGCACAAGCGGCCGGCCGCGCCGCAGCTGCTGGCGTTCCTAGAGGCGCGGCGGCCGCCGCCgctggcgccgccgccgcccgaccCGCCGCCCGCAGCCgcgcccgcccccgccgccgccgccgcccccgccgccgccgctcccGCGCCCGACGAGGTGGTGGAGAAGGCCAAGCAGGAGGCGTACGTGGCGCGCCGCGTGGCCGAGCTGGCGCGCGCCGGCCTGTGGACCGAGCGCCGCCTGCCGCGCGTGCTCGAGCCGCCGCGGGCCAAGAGCCACTGGGACTATCTGCTCGAGGAGATGGCGTGGTTAGCACAAGACTTTGCCCACGAGCGCAAGTGGAAAAAGCAAGCCGCTAAAAAg TGTGCTCGTGCGGTTCAGAAATATTTTCAAGATAAAGCTGCAGCAGCTCAAAAGGCAGAAAAAGCTCAGGAATTGCAACTGAAAAAAATTGCTGCTTTTGCTGCAAAAGAAATAAGGTTGTTTTGGACGAATGTCGAAAAG CTGGTGGAGTGGAAGCGCGAGCGGCGCGTGGAGCGCGCGCGTAAGGAGGCCCTGGACGAGCAGCTGAGCTACATCGTGGACCGCACCGAGCGGTACTCGCGCCAGCTGGCCGCCAACCTGcgtcgccgcgccgcgccgccgccgcccgaccACTCGCCGCCGCTCTCCGACTACGGGCCCGACGCCGACGACTCGGCCGACGACGAGGGCACCATCGCCGAGCAGGAGCGCCGCGAGCGCCCCGAGGACACCGCCGCCGAGTTGGACGCGCTGCGCCAGGAGGCCGAGCTCGGGCTCGACGAGCTCGTGCGCCGCTACGCCGAGCACCCGCCCACAGACGCCGGCGAAGCGGCTGGCGCCACCGACACCGACACGGATACCGACAGCGGCGACTCGGACGACGAGCCCGCCTCCGCCTCCGACTCGGAGGACACCGACGAGAGCGAGCCTCGGCCGCTCGAGGCGCTGGTGGGCGCGCCGGAGGAGGCGGGCGCGGAGGACGCGGGCGAGCGGCGCGTGGAGGCGTGCGCGTCGCTGGCGGCCGCGCTGCAGCCCACCGGCACCACGCTGGCCGACACGGCCGTGGCCACGCCCGTGCCGCGCCTGCTGAAGCACCCGCTGCGCGAGTACCAGCACGTGGGCCTGCACTGGCTCGCCACCATGCACGCGCGCCAGCTCAACGGCATCCTCGCCGACGAGATGGGGCTCGGCAAGACCATTCAGACGATCGCCTTGCTGGCGCACCTCGCGCTCGAGTCCGGGGACTGGGGGCCCCACCTCGTCGTCGCGCCCACTTCCGTGGTGCTCAATTGGGAGATGGAGTTCAAGAAGTGGTGTCCGGCGTTCAAGATTCTCACTTACTACGGCACCATCAAGGAGCGGAAGCTCAAACGGGTCGGATGGACGAAGGCCAATTCGTTTCATGTCTGTATAACCTCGTACAAACTCGTGGTGCAAGATCACCAAAGCTTTCGACGGAAACGATGGAAATATCTCATTCTCGATGAAGCGCAGAATATCAAAAATTTTAAGTCTCAAAGATGGCAGATGTTGCTAAATTTTCAAACTGAGAG GCGGCTGCTGCTGACGGGCACGCCGCTGCAGAACAGCCTGCTGGAGCTGTGGTCGCTGATGCACTTCCTGATGCCGGCCGTGTTCGCCAGCCACTCGCACTTCCGCGAGTGGTTCGCGGAcgtggccgccgccgccgagggCGCCGCGCGGAACGACGCGCTCGTGCGCCGCCTACACGAG GTCCTGCGGCCTTTTCTGTTGCGGCGTCTGAAAGCCGACGTGGAACGTCAGATGCCGCGCAAATACGAACACGTGCTGCTCTGCCGCCTTTCGAAACGCCAACGGTTTCTCTACGACGACTTTATGGCTCGCGCTAA GACCAAGGAGAGCCTCGCGTCCGGCAACCTGCTGAGCGTCATCAACGTGTTGATGCAGCTGCGCAAGGTGTGCAACCATCCCGACCTGTTCGAGCCGCGGCCGGTCGTGTCGCCGCTGCAGCTGTCGGCGCTGCGCCTGATCGTGCCGGCCCTCGTGCTGTGCCCCGAGCCCGCCGAGCGCGTGCTGCTCGCGGCGCGCCTCGCCGGGGACCTCGCGTCGTTCGAGctggccggcgccggcgccttCGCGGCGCACCGCGCGCGCCACCTGGCGCCGCCGCGCCGTCTCGTGGAGGAGCTGGCGGCGCCGCGctcgccgccgcggccgccgcccgctcgCCTGCGCCTGCACCTGCGGCTGGtgccgcgcgccgcgcccgcgccgccgcccggcgccgcgccgccgcccgccctcGCCGcccgcccgccgcgcgccccgcgccccgcggcgccgccgcgcccggcgccgcccgcgccctcgGCGGCGGCCGAACGGCTCGAGGCGCGCCGCCGCGCCTGCCTGCGGCGGTTGGCCGCCGCCAACGAGCGCCGCTGCTGGCGCCTCCCGCTCTACGGCGCCGATCTCCGAGCGGCCGTGGCCGCGGGTGGCCCGCCGGTGCCACCGCGAGACATCCGGGACGTGCTCGACGACATGAGCGACATCATCGACAG GTTCTCGCTGTGCTGCGCGGgcgcgcgcgcggcggcgccgACGCTGGTggcgggcgcggggcgcggcgcACGCGCGTGGCGGCTGCGGGCGGCGCGCGCCGAGctggcggcgcgggcgccggtggcggcggcgcgggcgctgcTGCACGCGCCCGCCGCGAGGCACGCCGTGGCCTTCCCGCACCCCAGGCTGCTGCAGTACGACTGCG GCAAGCTGCAGACGCTGGCGGCGCTGCTGCGGCGGCTGAAGGCGGGCGGGCACCGCGTGCTGATATTCACGCAAATGACGCGCGTCCTCGACGTGCTCGAGGCTTTCCTCTCGATGCACGGCCTCACGTACCTGCGCCTGGACGGCGCGACGCGGGTCGAGGCTCGCCAGCCGCTCGTGGAGCGCTTCAACTCGGACGCGCGCGTCTTCGCCATGATCCTGTCCACGCGCTCCGGCGGCGTCGGCCTCAACCTCACCGGCGCCGACTGCGTCATATTTTACGACTCTGATTGGAACCCGACAATGGATGCGCAGGCACAGGACCGGGCGCACCGCATCGGCCAGACGCGCGACGTGCACGTGTTCCGGCTCGTGACCGCCTGCACCGTCGAGGAGAACATTCTGCGGAAGGCCGAGCAGAAGCGCGCACTCGGGCACCTCGCCATCGAGGACGGACACTTCACCACGTCGTACCTCCGTCAG GCAAACATCAAGGAGCTTTTCACCGGCGAAAACGGTGCGGAGGTGGCGGTCGAGGTGGAGAGCGAGgagagcggcggcggcggcgcggtcgGCGGCGAGCTGGAGACGGCGCTGGCCGCCTGCGAGGACGAGGccgacgcggccgcggcccgCGCCGCGCGTGCCGAGCAGCGCCGCGATCTCGCCGAGTTCGACGAGACGCTGCCGCTGGACGAGGACGCGgcgcccgccgcccccgcccccgccgccgccgccgcgcccgccgccaaGCACACGGCGCCCTCCACGCCCGCGCGCTCGCCCTCGCGCGCCGCCGACGCCGACCCCGACGCCGGCGAGTTGGCCGCGCTTATGAAACAG TTGACACCGATCGAGAAGTATGCGATGCGGTTGGTGGAGAGCAGCGATACCGCGTCAGAGGCGGAGCGCTCGGCGCTGGCCGACATGCGGCGGCAGCTGCGCGACTGGGAGGACAAGCGGCGCCGCCTGCGCTCGCCGtcacccgcgcccgcgccggccgccCGCGCCTCGCCCGACCTCACGTACAGCCGCGACGACGCGCGCGCCAAG GTATGGGTGAGCGGCGGCCCCGCAGGCGAGCGCATGCCG GTGTGGTGCCCGCCCACGCCGCCTGCCGCCGACACGGACGTGTACTGCGAGTCGTGGGCCCGCGTGCTGTaccgcgccggcgccgcgcccgACGCCGCCCTGCCGCCCGTGCACCGGCGCGAGGCGCGCGTCCGCGAGCCGCGCCGGCGCCTgggcgcccgcgccgctgccgcgccCCCCTCCATGTTCGAGCGAGCCGGgccccgcccgcgcccgcgcccacgcccgccgccgccggcgcagcGCGACGCACCCGCCGCGCTCGACTGGGCGGCGCCGGAGGACGCAGCGCTACGACGCGCGCTGCGCTTGCAGCGGCTACCGCCCGACCCGCCCGCTGCCGTCACGCCCAATTGGGAGTGGGTCGCCGAACTCGTCAACGAGACCGCCCGCGCCTATCGCTCGGCTCGTCAGGCGCGAGACCGCCACGACGCTCTCGCCGATCCGGAGCGCGCGCGGCGTAAACACAAGAAGCCGGCGAGCGCCCGCCGCCGGCCCGACGACGACGCGCCCCGGCCGCCGCTCGCGCGACTCGACGCGATGCGCGAGGCCGCCGAGCGCCGGCGGGCGCAGCCGAAGCGCCGACTCGACGACACCGCTCATCATAATCCTAAGCACGCGGCTCTACTCGCCGATCACGGAGTAGATTACGAAACTCCGCCGACTCCGATGGAGGTAGCGACGCGCCGCGCCGAACGCATAGCCAAAGAGAAGCTGAAGGCGGGCGCGGCGCCGAGCGCGGCTCCCGGGCCGGCGCCGCCcagcgcgccgcccgccgcgccgccgcagcGCATCGTGGTGGCGGCg